A genomic stretch from Coffea arabica cultivar ET-39 chromosome 10c, Coffea Arabica ET-39 HiFi, whole genome shotgun sequence includes:
- the LOC113714775 gene encoding probable LRR receptor-like serine/threonine-protein kinase At2g16250, with the protein MLQTLASSFLVPRVMDGQFKVALLSLLFFNFMQTEQVLASSGSERWALLELRASLGIRARYWPKKVEPCLNWTGIECQDGRVTGISLSGIRRTRVGKRNPRFAIYPLSNLTSLSSFNASGFLLPGPIPEWLGQRLATLQVLDLRSCSIYGSIPDSLGSLFRLNSLHLSENTITGTIPAALGKLNSLSVLDLSKNLLTGPIPSAISALRNLSSLDLSSNFLSGAIPTEIGSLSSLKFLRLHDNSFSSSVPAQLGNLSALVELDLGYNFLSGPLPEDLGRISSLQKLLIGNNELEGALPARVLLDQKFVEFVVLRNNKFDGKFPDVLRSVPHLLFLDISENNFTGELPNLTAFSDNAGTKFNFSNNLFYGNVPFETGGNVSLDLSNNFLKGLAPTTTKSSVNISTNCFQSLPDQRSIMDCQKFYAKRGLHFDGNNVPESPEPPISEHSKKKNKLTFILVGTFGGLGCILILGVALAYVLKVCNKRSGNGRGTAEVRHVSVKDSRPPPQIPLCFSGLGEEFTYEQVLHATNNFSETNLIKHGHSGDIFRGTLEGGNLVAIKRVDLQVLKKGRCTSELDLFDKINHPRLVQLIGHCLELENEKILVYKYMPNGDLSNSFYRVNHLDDDCLQSLDWITRLKIAIGAAEALSYLHHECNPPLVHRDIQASSILLDDQYEVRLGSLSDVCAQGVENSQQRISRMFWMAQTPDKGPSGPSASCAYDVYCFGKLLLGLVSGKLDICNFEDEGSTNEWLENNLSYISIHEKEQVGKIIDQSLIIDDDLLEEVWAVAIVAKSCLNPKPSRRPLMRHILRALENPFKVVREENFSSGRLRTTSSRSYWTTAFFGSWHHSSSESASFPGQTRREGASDLKQTGRAGSHGSGMNEYSSSHKRSSSEIFPEPVDIQDLEKQDEN; encoded by the exons ATGCTACAGACCTTAGCAAGTTCATTTTTGGTTCCAAGGGTCATGGACGGTCAATTCAAGGTTGCATTGCTTTCCCTCTTGTTTTTCAACTTTATGCAGACGGAGCAGGTTCTAGCAAGCTCCGGCTCGGAAAGATGGGCTTTGCTGGAGCTCAGGGCATCCCTTGGTATTAGAGCTCGATACTGGCCCAAAAAGGTCGAGCCTTGCTTAAACTGGACAGGGATTGAATGCCAAGATGGGAGAGTGACAGGAATAAGCTTATCTGGGATAAGGAGAACTCGGGTTGGAAAGCGAAATCCACGGTTTGCTATTTATCCTTTAAGCAATTTGACCTCATTATCTTCCTTCAATGCTTCAGGGTTTCTACTTCCTGGGCCAATTCCAGAATGGTTAGGCCAAAGACTAGCTACATTACAGGTGCTTGATCTCAGGTCTTGTTCAATTTATGGATCAATTCCTGACTCATTGGGAAGTTTGTTTAGGCTTAATTCTTTGCATTTGTCTGAAAATACGATTACTGGGACAATTCCAGCGGCATTGGGGAAGCTGAATTCCTTGTCAGTTCTTGatctttcaaaaaatttattaacaGGGCCAATTCCTAGCGCTATTTCAGCTCTTAGGAACCTTAGTAGTCTTGATTTGTCGTCAAACTTCCTTTCTGGGGCGATTCCTACTGAGATTGGTTCACTTTCTAGTCTTAAGTTCTTGAGGTTACACGACAATAGTTTCAGCTCTTCTGTTCCTGCTCAGCTGGGTAATCTTTCTGCCTTGGTGGAGCTTGATCTTGGTTACAATTTTTTGTCGGGGCCATTGCCTGAGGATTTAGGACGCATAAGTAGTTTACAGAAGTTGTTAATTGGGAATAATGAGCTAGAAGGTGCTCTGCCAGCTAGAGTACTTTTGGATCAAAAATTTGTGGAATTTGTAGTTCTCAGGAACAACAAATTTGATGGTAAATTTCCTGATGTCTTGCGGTCAGTGCCGCATTTACTGTTTCTAGATATCTCTGAGAATAACTTCACAGGTGAATTGCCAAACCTTACTGCTTTCTCTGATAATGCCGGCACCAAGTTCAATTTCTCAAACAATTTGTTCTACGGAAATGTGCCCTTTGAAACTGGCGGAAATGTCTCACTTGATCTATCGAATAACTTCTTGAAAGGATTGGCTCCTACTACTACGAAAAGCAGTGTCAATATCAGCACCAATTGCTTTCAGAGCCTGCCAGATCAGAGGAGTATAATGGACTGCCAAAAATTTTATGCCAAGAGAGGCCTTCATTTTGATGGCAACAATGTTCCCGAGTCACCAGAACCTCCAATTTCGGAACattcaaagaagaaaaacaaactcACCTTTATATTGGTGGGAACTTTTGGTGGACTTGGCTGCATTTTGATTTTAGGGGTAGCATTAGCATATGTGCTAAAAGTATGTAACAAACGAAGTGGAAATGGAAGAGGAACAGCGGAAGTCAGGCATGTTTCAGTAAAGGATAGTAGGCCACCTCCTCAGATTCCTTTGTGCTTCTCAGGTCTTGGAGAAGAATTTACATACGAGCAAGTGCTCCATGCCACAAATAACTTCAGCGAAACAAACCTCATCAAGCATGGTCACTCTGGAGACATATTCCGTGGAACATTAGAGGGTGGAAACCTAGTAGCCATAAAGAGAGTTgatttacaagttctcaagaaaGGGAGATGTACTTCGGAATTGGATCTTTTTGACAAGATAAATCACCCAAGGCTAGTCCAACTTATTGGTCATTGCTTAGagcttgaaaatgaaaagatcTTGGTTTACAAATATATGCCAAATGGAGACTTGTCCAATTCCTTTTACAGGGTTAACCATTTGGATGATGATTGTTTACAATCTTTGGATTGGATCACACGATTAAAAATTGCAATAGGAGCTGCTGAGGCTTTATCTTACTTGCACCATGAGTGTAATCCTCCACTTGTCCACAG AGATATTCAAGCAAGCAGCATCCTTCTTGATGATCAATATGAAGTACGACTTGGAAGTTTAAGTGACGTTTGCGCTCAAGGAGTGGAGAACAGTCAGCAAAGGATTTCAAGAATGTTCTGGATGGCACA GACTCCTGATAAAGGACCTTCAG GACCATCTGCAAGTTGTGCTTATGATGTATATTGCTTTGGAAAGCTCTTACTTGGGCTTGTCTCGGGTAAGCTGGACATCTGCAATTTTGAAGATGAGGGCTCTACAAATGAGTGGTTGGAAAACAATCTATCTTACATCAGTATACACGAAAAGGAACAGGTGGGTAAGATTATTGATCAGTCTCTTATCATAGATGATGATCTACTTGAAGAAGTGTGGGCTGTGGCGATAGTGGCCAAGTCATGCCTAAATCCCAAGCCTTCCAGACGTCCCCTGATGAGACACATCCTCAGAGCACTGGAAAATCCTTTCAAGGTTGTCAGGgaagaaaatttcagctctgGAAGGCTAAGAACAACATCATCCAGAAGTTATTGGACCACTGCATTCTTCGGTAGTTGGCATCACAGCTCGTCTGAGAGTGCCAGTTTTCCAGGCCAAACAAGAAGAGAAGGTGCCAGTGATCTAAAACAGACAGGGAGAGCGGGGTCTCATGGAAGTGGCATGAATGAATACTCATCTTCACACAAAAGGTCCTCGAGCGAGATTTTCCCTGAGCCAGTGGATATTCAAGATCTAGAGAAGCAGGATGAAAACTAG